The following DNA comes from Enterobacter sp. SA187.
CAGCCCCTCTTTGTTCGTGAACTCTGCATACAGCGTCGGCGCTTTGGCGCCTGTCGCCTCAACCAGATCCGCTAACGAGGTGGCCTCATACCCGTGCTGCCAGAATAGCGTCATGGCTTTATCAAGCGCGGCGTCCCGGTCGAAGGTTTTCGGTCGGCCACGGCTTTTTTTAGTACCGCAGGTCACGTCGTTGGTCATAGCGCCGCCTGAATAATGATGTTTGTTGAACGATCATTATAAAAATTACCGGCAGGCATTACAAACTTTGCGCAACCTCCTGATGTTCCGTGACATCTACCGGCATTCCGGAACGAACCTGCATCACTTCATCCATCAGCGCGGTATTCGTTTGCGCATCGGCTTTAAAGGATTCCATTGCGCTGCTCAGTACAATTGGCTGGGTTTTCGGATCGTCGTTAATGGATTTAGACAGCGGCTGATGCACCTCCACCAGGCGACGGCCGTCCGGCTCGACAGAGGCCTTGATCGGCGTATTGATGATGTTCACTCTGGTGCCCGGCGTGACCTTTTTAAACAGCGTGGCGATATCGCCATCCCGCAGACGGATACAGCCGGAGCTGACGCGCATGCCGATGCCAAAATCTGCGTTAGTGCCGTGGATCAGGTACACACCGCCGTAGGCCGCCAGACGTATGGCATGATGCCCCATTGGGTTATCCGGGCCTGCCGGCACCACCGCAGGCAGATCGATACCCTGCGCTTTATAGCGGGCGCGAATATTCGCGGTCGGCGTCCAGGTCGGATTTGCGCGTTTGTCCGATACGGTAGTCACCATGGTGGGCGTTAAGGTATCGCCTCCCAGCTGGCCGATGCCGATAGGGTAGATCGTCACTTCGCTTTTACCCGGAGGGTAATAGTAAAGACGCAGCTCGGCAAGGTTAATAACAATACCCTCGCGCGGTACGTCCGGCAGCAGGGTTTGCAGCGGAATGGTCAGTACGCTGCCCGCGCGGGGGACGTAAGGATCGACGCCGGGGTTCGCCTGTAACAGCGCAAGGAATCCGACATTGTATTTTTTGGCAATCGCTTCCAGCGAGCCGCCATCGTTTTCCACGAGATGGAAGCGGTTTTCACCGACCACCCGGCTTCCCGCCGCGGGCAGCGGCCAGGTATTGGCCTGAGCGGGAAGGGCGAGCGCCAGAGTCGAGGCAACGGCAATAAAAGCCAGCCAACGGGCAAAACGCGAGGTTTTCATTAGTATCATCACCCACAGGTATATTCAGGTTATTGTTATTCAACATAAACCTTAATTATGGATGGTGGGCGTGTCGGGAAATGCAGGGGAAGTGCAAAGAGTTTGTAAAGGCTGGCGCACCGCCTGAAGACGGCGCGCCAGTGAGATCAGGCGACGGCGTTTTCTGCCAGTTTCTGCATAAACTGACGCACCCACTCGATACGGGTTTTCCGCTCGCCGAGATCCTGGAAGAACTTCAGTCGTGTCGGCCCGTCGAGGCGGAAATGCTGCGGCTGCTTTTGCAGCAAACCAATCAGCCACACCGGATCCACATGATTCTTCTCGGCGAACTCAATAGTGCCGCCTTTGTCGTTACCTTCGATCTTGCGAATGCCCAGGTGCTGCGCCTGTTGACGCAGTAACGCCACCTCAAGCAGGGTACGCGCCGGATCCGGCAGCAGGCCGAAGCGATCGATCATCTCCACCTTAATTTCATCCAGCTCGTTCTCACTTTTCGCACTGGCCACCCGTTTGTAGAACGACAGGCGCGTATTCACGTCAGGAATGTAATCATCCGGGATCAGCGCCGGCATACGCAGTTCCACTTCCGTCTGCTGGCTGGTGAGATCTTCCAGAGAAGGCTCGCGCCCGGCTTTCAGCGCATCGACCGCGTTTTCCAGCATCTCCATGTACAGCGAGAAGCCGATGGTTTCCATCTGACCGCTCTGATCTTCCCCGAGCAGCTCCCCGGCGCCGCGGATCTCCAGATCGTGGGTCGCCAGCGCAAAGCCCGCCCCCAGATCTTCCAGCGAGGCAATGGCTTCGAGGCGTTTCTGCGCATCGGTGGTCATGGCTTTCGGATGCGGCGTCAGCAGCCACGCATAGGCCTGATGATGCGAACGCCCGACGCGCCCGCGCAGCTGGTGCAGCTGCGCCAGGCCAAAATGATCGGCCCGCTCGATGATGATAGTGTTGGCGGTGGGAATGTCGATCCCGGTTTCGATTATGGTGGTGCACACCAGCACGTTAAAACGCTGGTGATGGAAATCATTCATTACGCGCTCCAGCTCGCGCTCGCGCATCTGTCCGTGACCGATTGTGATACGCGCTTCCGGTACCAGATTTGCCAGACGTTGCGCCGCCTTCTGAATGTTTTCCACATCGTTATAAAGATAATACACCTGGCCGCCACGCAGGATCTCACGCAGCATGGCTTCACGTACCACCAGATCGTCATACTCGCGCACGAAGGTTTTCACCGCCAGACGACGGGCGGGCGGGGTGGCGATAATCGACAGATCGCGCATGCCGCTCATCGCCATATTCAGCGTGCGCGGGATCGGCGTCGCGGTCAGCGTCAGAATATCGACGTCGGCGCGCATCGCTTTAATGCGTTCTTTATGGCGCACGCCAAAGCGGTGCTCTTCATCGACGATAAGCAGTCCCAGGTCACGCATCTTCACATCGCTTTGCAGCAGCTTGTGCGTGCCGACCAGAATATCAATTTTACCCTCGGCGACCTGCTCCAGGATCTGCGCCTGCTCTTTGGCGCTGCGGAAGCGGGAGAGCATCTCAATGCGCACCGGCCAGTTGGCGAAGCGGTCGCGGAAGTTATCATAGTGCTGTTGCGCCAGCAGGGTGGTCGGCACCAGCACGGCCACCTGCTTGTGGTTTTCCACCGCAAGGAAGGCGGCGCGCATCGCCACTTCGGTTTTGCCAAAGCCCACGTCGCCGCACACCAGACGATCCATCGCCAGCGGCTGAGACATATCGCTGAGCACCGCATTGATCGCCTGCGCCTGATCCGGCGTGGTTTCAAAGGGGAAACCTTCGCAGAACAGCTGATACTGTTCACGATCGTGTTTGAACGCGAAACCGCTTTTCGCCGCGCGCTGGGCGTAAATATCCAGCAGTTCCGCCGCCACATCGCGGACTTTCTCCGCCGCTTTCTGCCGCGCCCGTGACCAGGCATCGCTGCCAAGTTTATGCAGCGGGGCATTATCTTCAGCGCCACCGGCGTAGCGGCTAATCAGATGCAGGGACGAAACCGGCACATAGAGTTTGGCGTCACCGGCATAGGTGAGCATCAGGTATTCGCCCTTGATGCCGCCAGCTTCCAGGGTGGTCATTCCCGCATAGCGTCCGACACCGTGCTCCAGATGGACAACCGGCTGGCCGGGATGCAGTTCGGCGAGGTTACGGATCAGCGTATCCGGGTTAATGGTGCGGCGATTATCCTGGCGGCGACGGGACACGCGCTCGCCCAGCAGATCGCCTTCACAGATCAAGGCCCGGTTGCGCAGGGTGTCGATAAAGCCGCGCTCCGCCGCGCCAATGATCAGATAACGCCCGTTACCGGTCGCTTCATCCAGACGCTGAATGCGCTTCGGCGCGATCTTGATGCGTGCCAGCAGTTCGCCTAACGCCTCGCGACGCCCCTCGCTTTCCACCGAGAACACTACCGGGCCGCTGAAGGATTCGATAAATTTACGCAACGCGTCGAGCGGCGATTTCTGCTGCGCCTGCACCGCCAGATCCGGCAGCGTCTGATAGCCCAGATTGGTGTTGGCGGCTTTGTCAGCCAGCTTGTCGGTTTTCAGCTGAATGCGCGGCCAGCCTTTCAGCGCGCCGAACAGTTCGTCAGCGCGCAGCCACAGGCGGGACGGCGGCAGCAGCGGTCGCATCGGATCGACGCCGCGGTTTTCATAGCGCGCCTGGGTGTCGTTCTGGAAACGCTCCGCGCTGCTTTCCAGATCGCCGGTATTCACAATCAGCGTATTCGCCGGGAAATAGCTGAACAGCGCCGGCAGCGGCTCGCTGAAGAACAGCGGCTGCCAGTATTCAATACCGGTCGGCAGGGTGCCTTTGCTCACCTGCTGATAGATGTGCTCCGCATCGCGCTTCACGTCAAAATTATCGCGCCACTGGCTGCGGAACAGCTCGATGGCAGCTTTATCCGTGGGGAATTCGTGGGCAGGCAGCAGATTGATGGCCTCCACTTCCTCCAGCGTGCGCTGCGTGTCGGCGTCAAACAGACGCAGACTGTCGATTTCATCATCAAAGAAATCAATACGGTAAGGCTGCTCGCTGCCCATCGGATAGAGATCCAGCAGCGCGCCGCGGGTGGCATATTCACCGTGCGCCATCACCTGATCGACATGCCGGTAACCCGCGTTATCCAGCTGCGCGCGCAGCGCATCCCGTGACAGCCGCTGGCCTTTGTTCATCACCAGCGCGTGACCGTGCAGGAAGCTGTGCGGGCAAACGCGCTGCATCAGGGTGTTGACCGGCATGATCAGCACGCCGCGCTGCATGGCGGGAAGCTGGTACAGCGTCGACAGGCGCGATGAGATGATTTCCTGATGCGGCGAGAAGCTGTCGTAGGGCAGCGTTTCCCAGTCGGCCAGATTCATCACCAGATGATCGGTAAACTGCCTGATTTCATCGTGCAGACGCAGCGCGTTTTGCATATCGGGCGCGATCAGTACCACCGGGCCGGTATGACGTTCAACGATTTCAGCCACTTCGGTGGCACAGGCGCTGCCAGTAAGTTCGCCCAGCTGACGCTGGTCGCCCGCTCTGGAGGGCAGGGCATAACGGAATTGTTCAGGCATAGCGGATGTCATGATCTCTTAAGGGTACGCCCCCGATATGGGGGCATGCCACTGAAACACAATGCAGTTTATTATCCTCGATCATGCCATTTTAGCAAAGGCAACCGTCACCGGGCGGCTACTGCCGGACGTAAATCCACCGGCGGTGAGAAGAACAGATCGCCAAACAGACGCGTCGAGAGTTTGCGCACCAGCAGTCCCGCCGCGGTGCAAATCAGCAGACTGATAAAGGGATACACCAGCAGCAGCGCCAGTTCCACCATTGGCGGCAGCCGCGCCTGATTAAGCAGCGGGATCAGCGCCAGGCTGAAGCCTTCAATCAGAATACGGTGAGTGGTGTAAATAGCGATAGTATTAGAACCCACTACATTAAGCAGATTGTTTTCACCCGGCGGGAATCGCTGCTCCAGCTGCAAAAACAGCTTCATGATCAGCACAATGGAGAACAGTGACAGCAGCAGCGGCACGTTTTTAAACCACAGCAGCACCGACGCCACCAGAGCGATCCCCAGCCACAGCGCATAGCGGCGCAGCGGCACGTTTTTAATGATGTCCATCACCGCCACGCCATACCACGCGCCCAGGCTGTAATAGATCATATTGCGCGCCACGCTGTTCAGCCCCCACCAGGGCAGCGGCAGGAAATTAATGGCGACGGAGAGGATAACCAGTAAGCCCATTACCGGCGCTTTCCAGCGTTGCAGCGCCTTGCAGAGCACGAAATAGACCAGCAGCGCATACAGATACCACAGGCTGGTGCTGGCAGTAAGCATACCGTGCAGGAAGCCGGTAAAGGATCCGGCATAGGCGGCGTTGGCGGTGGCGCTGAGATCCCGCTCCGGCGCCAGCCAGTCGTTTAACGCGCCAATCGCCAGCCACTGCACCACGCCCCACAGCGCCAGCACATAGAAAATACTCCACAGCCGTTTATCGATGCAGCCTTCCCACTGCACCTCTTCCACATACCGGCGGATCAGGTAGCCGGAGATAAAGAAAAACACCGGCATACGGAAGGGGGCGAGGTACAAATTAAAATAGATCCAGCACTTGGACAGGGTCTCCGACAGCGGATGTTGCAGCCCTTCCAGGTGCGGATAAAACGTAATTACCGAGTGGTAAATCACCACCAGACAGATACACAACCCTTTGATCTGGTTAATCCATACTGCTTTTTGTTTCATGCTTACCACGTGCCTGTTATATCCAAGTTCAGGCGTTAATTGTGATGATGAGAGGAGACAGCGGTAATGCGTAAAGGTCTGGATTTGGACGGGCTGGCGCAATTTTCGGAACAATATTAAACGTAACTTTGCAGCCACTGCGCGCATTTAATGGAATAGTGGTTTGATTTTTCAGAACTTTTTAAGTGCATTCGCGACAATTCTTCACGTTTAAGCGATTTACCATCCCCGGTTTCGCTTATATACTCCCAAGTCTGCTCATAGCTACCAGACGGATTTCATGTATCAACCTGTCGCACTATTCATAGGCCTTCGCTATATGCGCGGGCGTGCAGTCGACCGCTTCGGTCGCTTTGTCTCCTGGCTTTCCACCATTGGCATTACGCTCGGCGTGATGGCGCTGGTAACGGTGCTATCGGTGATGAACGGCTTCGAACGTGAACTGCAAAACAATATTCTGGGGCTGATGCCGCAGGCCGTGCTGAGTGCCGATCATGGCTCACTGGATCCTGAAAAAGTGCCGGAAAGCGCCGCCCGTCTGCCGGGCGTCAACCGCACCGCGCCGCTGACCACCGGCGATGTGGTGCTGCAAAGCGCGCGCAGTGTATCGGTGGGCGTCATGCTTGGCATCGATCCTGCGCAGAAAGATCCGCTTACGCCCTTCCTTGTCAACGTACAGCAAAACGATTTGCAGCCGGGCAAGTACAACATCATTCTCGGCGAACAGCTGGCCGGGCAACTGGGCGTTAACCGTGGCGATCAGCTGCGCGTAATGGTCCCTTCCGCCAGTCAGTTTACGCCGATGGGGCGTCTGCCCAGCCAGCGCC
Coding sequences within:
- the ldtC gene encoding L,D-transpeptidase LdtC, with amino-acid sequence MILMKTSRFARWLAFIAVASTLALALPAQANTWPLPAAGSRVVGENRFHLVENDGGSLEAIAKKYNVGFLALLQANPGVDPYVPRAGSVLTIPLQTLLPDVPREGIVINLAELRLYYYPPGKSEVTIYPIGIGQLGGDTLTPTMVTTVSDKRANPTWTPTANIRARYKAQGIDLPAVVPAGPDNPMGHHAIRLAAYGGVYLIHGTNADFGIGMRVSSGCIRLRDGDIATLFKKVTPGTRVNIINTPIKASVEPDGRRLVEVHQPLSKSINDDPKTQPIVLSSAMESFKADAQTNTALMDEVMQVRSGMPVDVTEHQEVAQSL
- the mfd gene encoding transcription-repair coupling factor, which produces MPEQFRYALPSRAGDQRQLGELTGSACATEVAEIVERHTGPVVLIAPDMQNALRLHDEIRQFTDHLVMNLADWETLPYDSFSPHQEIISSRLSTLYQLPAMQRGVLIMPVNTLMQRVCPHSFLHGHALVMNKGQRLSRDALRAQLDNAGYRHVDQVMAHGEYATRGALLDLYPMGSEQPYRIDFFDDEIDSLRLFDADTQRTLEEVEAINLLPAHEFPTDKAAIELFRSQWRDNFDVKRDAEHIYQQVSKGTLPTGIEYWQPLFFSEPLPALFSYFPANTLIVNTGDLESSAERFQNDTQARYENRGVDPMRPLLPPSRLWLRADELFGALKGWPRIQLKTDKLADKAANTNLGYQTLPDLAVQAQQKSPLDALRKFIESFSGPVVFSVESEGRREALGELLARIKIAPKRIQRLDEATGNGRYLIIGAAERGFIDTLRNRALICEGDLLGERVSRRRQDNRRTINPDTLIRNLAELHPGQPVVHLEHGVGRYAGMTTLEAGGIKGEYLMLTYAGDAKLYVPVSSLHLISRYAGGAEDNAPLHKLGSDAWSRARQKAAEKVRDVAAELLDIYAQRAAKSGFAFKHDREQYQLFCEGFPFETTPDQAQAINAVLSDMSQPLAMDRLVCGDVGFGKTEVAMRAAFLAVENHKQVAVLVPTTLLAQQHYDNFRDRFANWPVRIEMLSRFRSAKEQAQILEQVAEGKIDILVGTHKLLQSDVKMRDLGLLIVDEEHRFGVRHKERIKAMRADVDILTLTATPIPRTLNMAMSGMRDLSIIATPPARRLAVKTFVREYDDLVVREAMLREILRGGQVYYLYNDVENIQKAAQRLANLVPEARITIGHGQMRERELERVMNDFHHQRFNVLVCTTIIETGIDIPTANTIIIERADHFGLAQLHQLRGRVGRSHHQAYAWLLTPHPKAMTTDAQKRLEAIASLEDLGAGFALATHDLEIRGAGELLGEDQSGQMETIGFSLYMEMLENAVDALKAGREPSLEDLTSQQTEVELRMPALIPDDYIPDVNTRLSFYKRVASAKSENELDEIKVEMIDRFGLLPDPARTLLEVALLRQQAQHLGIRKIEGNDKGGTIEFAEKNHVDPVWLIGLLQKQPQHFRLDGPTRLKFFQDLGERKTRIEWVRQFMQKLAENAVA
- a CDS encoding acyltransferase family protein, encoding MKQKAVWINQIKGLCICLVVIYHSVITFYPHLEGLQHPLSETLSKCWIYFNLYLAPFRMPVFFFISGYLIRRYVEEVQWEGCIDKRLWSIFYVLALWGVVQWLAIGALNDWLAPERDLSATANAAYAGSFTGFLHGMLTASTSLWYLYALLVYFVLCKALQRWKAPVMGLLVILSVAINFLPLPWWGLNSVARNMIYYSLGAWYGVAVMDIIKNVPLRRYALWLGIALVASVLLWFKNVPLLLSLFSIVLIMKLFLQLEQRFPPGENNLLNVVGSNTIAIYTTHRILIEGFSLALIPLLNQARLPPMVELALLLVYPFISLLICTAAGLLVRKLSTRLFGDLFFSPPVDLRPAVAAR